A window of the Herpetosiphon gulosus genome harbors these coding sequences:
- a CDS encoding COX15/CtaA family protein, whose amino-acid sequence MEQMRVPTDQVRFSWRRLDRFQKWAMITTIATYFLIFVGGIVRASGAGLGCPDWPKCFGYWIPPASADMIAQHGFDASQFNPTLMWIEYINRLIGMLIGFFLLITTYLMLRHYRKSKRVFWSVLSALVLTLFQGWLGGKVVHLELEGWIVTLHMILALVIVGLLLYATVCAFFPNGRPIANVPAERRTVARWGQALVGFGLVQLTLGALVRGHIDDVGSKMNIPRSDWVSQVGITDPLHRTGALIFTIAILAATYAIVQNRSLHPWIHRTAWIASGLVLTQVAAGIGLAYAALPPPLQAIHLIVGSLLIGCLMTLVLLAYRLPVSPSTSNESFAQVAEASH is encoded by the coding sequence ATGGAACAAATGCGTGTTCCGACCGACCAAGTGCGTTTTTCTTGGCGGCGTTTAGATCGCTTTCAAAAATGGGCGATGATTACCACGATTGCTACTTATTTCTTGATTTTTGTGGGCGGAATTGTTCGCGCCTCGGGAGCTGGTTTGGGCTGCCCCGACTGGCCCAAATGCTTTGGCTATTGGATTCCACCTGCCAGCGCCGACATGATTGCTCAACATGGTTTCGATGCCAGTCAATTCAACCCAACCTTGATGTGGATCGAATACATCAACCGTTTGATCGGGATGTTGATTGGCTTCTTCTTGTTGATCACCACCTATCTCATGTTGCGGCACTACCGCAAATCCAAGCGGGTGTTTTGGTCAGTGCTCAGCGCCTTGGTCTTGACCTTGTTTCAAGGCTGGCTGGGGGGCAAGGTTGTACACCTCGAACTCGAAGGCTGGATCGTGACCTTACACATGATTTTGGCCTTGGTGATTGTCGGCTTACTGCTATATGCAACTGTCTGCGCCTTCTTCCCCAATGGCCGACCAATCGCCAATGTTCCAGCCGAACGGCGCACGGTGGCTCGTTGGGGTCAAGCGTTGGTGGGCTTTGGCTTGGTTCAATTGACTTTGGGGGCATTGGTTCGCGGCCACATCGACGATGTTGGTTCGAAAATGAACATTCCACGCAGTGATTGGGTATCGCAAGTTGGCATTACCGACCCATTGCACCGCACCGGAGCACTCATTTTCACGATCGCGATTTTGGCGGCAACCTATGCGATTGTGCAAAATCGCAGTTTACATCCGTGGATTCATCGCACCGCTTGGATTGCCAGCGGCTTGGTGCTAACTCAAGTTGCCGCCGGGATTGGCCTAGCCTATGCAGCCTTACCACCACCATTGCAAGCGATTCACCTGATCGTTGGCTCGTTGCTGATTGGCTGTTTGATGACCTTGGTATTGCTGGCATATCGCTTGCCTGTTAGCCCAAGCACAAGCAATGAGTCATTTGCACAAGTTGCCGAAGCTAGCCACTAA
- a CDS encoding NAD+ synthase: MYTLALAQFRPRKGHYAVNLARLGEIFAQLGPTERQPDVLMLPETALTGYFLEGGVREQAVTAGQLFHDLQQTYVAARGADAPALDIVIGFYERWRERFYNSALYATLGSDQSLAGIRHVHRKMFLPTYGVFDEARFVEAGRQIAAFDTRFGRVAILICEDAWHSLCGTVAALDGAQMLYVVSASPARGANEDRPSNLARWDDRIREIAGEHGVYLAVCQIVGFEGGKGFAGGSVVVGPRSDERARAPLWSEAVMLVDIDLSDLTLARADLPLLADLEERLPFMLRDVHAASEGQHRPSTWDTALSSDSQGLSDASSYQRTVDSEGEKRAKATVGKQSFPIIAAPRFDPESDEPLRINPELTINWLVEFLRDEVGFRRGFKQVVIGLSGGVDSALTTYLCAKAFGAENVLAVRMPYRTSSSDSLDHAQLVIDDLGIQHRTIEITNAVEGYLSFEPDADGRRRGNVMARTRMIVLFDQSQKLGCIPIGTGNKTERLFGYYTWHADDAPPVNPLGDLFKTQVWELASAIGVPDVIVHKPASADLVVGQTDEDDFGISYRKADRVLAYLLSGYRPEQLVARGFNADEVAIVQRRVNSTHWKRHLPSTAMLSSTAIGEYYLRPVDY; this comes from the coding sequence ATGTACACTTTAGCTTTAGCTCAATTTCGCCCACGCAAAGGGCATTATGCTGTTAATTTGGCGCGGCTTGGCGAAATTTTCGCCCAACTTGGCCCAACTGAACGTCAGCCCGATGTGCTGATGCTGCCTGAAACTGCCTTAACTGGCTATTTCCTTGAGGGCGGCGTGCGTGAGCAGGCTGTCACCGCAGGCCAATTGTTTCACGATTTGCAACAAACCTATGTGGCGGCACGCGGAGCTGATGCGCCAGCCCTCGATATTGTGATTGGCTTTTACGAGCGCTGGCGTGAACGTTTTTACAATAGCGCTTTGTACGCCACGCTTGGCAGCGATCAGAGTTTGGCAGGCATTCGCCATGTGCATCGCAAGATGTTTTTGCCAACCTATGGGGTGTTTGATGAAGCACGATTTGTCGAGGCTGGTCGCCAAATTGCCGCCTTCGATACCCGCTTTGGGCGAGTGGCAATCTTAATTTGCGAGGATGCTTGGCACTCGCTGTGTGGCACGGTCGCAGCACTCGATGGGGCGCAAATGCTCTATGTTGTTAGTGCCTCGCCTGCCCGTGGAGCCAACGAAGATCGCCCAAGCAACCTCGCCCGTTGGGATGACCGGATTCGTGAGATTGCTGGCGAGCATGGCGTGTATTTGGCGGTTTGCCAAATTGTCGGCTTTGAAGGTGGCAAGGGTTTTGCTGGTGGTTCAGTTGTGGTTGGCCCGCGCTCCGATGAACGCGCCCGTGCTCCGTTGTGGTCGGAAGCGGTTATGTTGGTCGATATTGATCTCAGCGATTTGACCTTGGCTCGTGCTGATTTGCCGTTGTTGGCTGATTTGGAAGAACGTTTGCCCTTTATGCTGCGCGATGTGCATGCTGCCAGCGAGGGCCAACATCGCCCAAGCACGTGGGATACAGCGCTTTCCAGTGATTCGCAAGGCTTAAGCGATGCTAGTTCGTATCAACGCACAGTTGATAGCGAAGGTGAAAAACGAGCCAAAGCCACAGTTGGCAAGCAAAGCTTCCCAATTATTGCTGCACCACGCTTTGATCCTGAGAGCGACGAGCCACTGCGGATCAATCCTGAATTGACGATTAATTGGTTGGTTGAATTTCTGCGCGATGAAGTTGGTTTTCGGCGCGGCTTTAAACAAGTTGTGATTGGCCTCTCGGGCGGGGTTGATTCGGCTCTAACCACCTATTTGTGTGCTAAGGCATTTGGCGCTGAAAATGTGCTCGCCGTGCGCATGCCCTATCGCACCTCATCATCGGATAGCCTCGATCACGCTCAGTTGGTGATCGATGATTTAGGCATTCAGCATCGCACAATCGAAATTACCAATGCGGTTGAAGGCTATTTGAGCTTCGAGCCAGATGCTGATGGCCGACGGCGGGGCAATGTGATGGCTCGTACCCGCATGATTGTGCTGTTTGATCAATCGCAAAAGCTCGGTTGTATTCCGATTGGCACTGGCAACAAAACCGAGCGTTTATTTGGTTATTACACGTGGCACGCCGATGATGCTCCGCCAGTCAATCCTTTGGGCGATTTGTTCAAAACCCAAGTTTGGGAATTGGCTTCGGCGATTGGCGTACCTGATGTGATTGTGCATAAGCCAGCTTCGGCTGATTTGGTAGTTGGCCAAACCGATGAGGATGATTTTGGCATCTCGTATCGTAAGGCTGATCGGGTGTTGGCCTACTTGCTGAGCGGTTATCGGCCTGAGCAATTGGTTGCGCGTGGCTTCAACGCCGATGAAGTAGCGATTGTTCAGCGGCGGGTCAATTCGACCCACTGGAAACGCCATTTGCCCAGCACCGCCATGCTCTCAAGCACCGCCATCGGCGAATACTACTTGCGGCCAGTCGATTATTAG
- a CDS encoding class I SAM-dependent methyltransferase, producing the protein MHRLDQLVEEYGRTMPNEAKPAYFRLHRYRFRALLRALPAAPARILEIGTTPGTFTGILHQAGYQVSGIDLFPQDRVELWQKLNVEVKFCNLDEQPIPYADGEFDAVVFSEVIEHLAGSPLKPLAEMLRVLKPGGRVIISTPNQFYFKSRMKTLGDVVLARPFESFKEFTRSMQLDGPQRYYNHSRLYTMAELRWMLEQAGFKVAKEFFGDAWERVGIEKGRILRHPLRVATKAGLWVLTSLRPEWRSMLLIVGTKS; encoded by the coding sequence ATGCATCGCTTAGATCAACTAGTGGAAGAATATGGGCGCACGATGCCCAATGAGGCCAAACCAGCCTATTTTCGCCTGCATCGTTACCGTTTTCGGGCTTTGCTCCGAGCATTGCCAGCAGCACCAGCTCGCATCCTCGAAATTGGCACAACGCCAGGCACCTTCACTGGTATTTTGCACCAAGCAGGCTATCAGGTTTCAGGCATCGATCTTTTCCCCCAAGATCGAGTCGAACTTTGGCAAAAACTGAATGTTGAGGTCAAGTTTTGTAACCTCGACGAGCAGCCTATTCCTTATGCTGATGGCGAATTCGATGCGGTGGTGTTTTCTGAGGTGATCGAGCACCTAGCTGGCTCGCCGCTCAAGCCACTGGCCGAAATGCTGCGAGTGCTCAAGCCAGGTGGCCGCGTGATTATCTCCACGCCGAATCAATTTTATTTCAAAAGCCGCATGAAAACCCTCGGCGATGTGGTGCTGGCGCGACCCTTCGAATCGTTCAAGGAATTTACGCGCTCGATGCAGCTCGATGGGCCGCAGCGCTACTACAATCATAGCCGCCTCTACACCATGGCCGAATTGCGTTGGATGCTTGAACAAGCTGGATTCAAGGTTGCCAAAGAGTTTTTTGGCGATGCTTGGGAGCGTGTCGGCATCGAAAAAGGCCGGATTTTGCGCCACCCATTGCGGGTTGCCACCAAAGCTGGTTTATGGGTGCTGACGAGTTTGCGGCCCGAATGGCGTTCGATGTTGTTAATCGTTGGTACGAAGTCTTAA
- a CDS encoding SDR family oxidoreductase produces the protein MARYLVTGGAGFIGSHLVDALLQRGDAVRVFDNFSTGYEHNLAHCINDIELVRGDLRDAEAVSQAVAGCEVIFHEGALPSVPRSVSDPLTTDAVNTGGSLHVLQAARQHGARRVVFAASSSVYGDTPILPKVETMAMSPKSPYAVSKMAAESYLKVFHHVYGLETVGLRYFNVFGPRQDPTSQYSGVIARFMTLALQGEPYTMNGTGNQSRDFTYIANVVQANLLAASVPAAAGHVFNIACGLRISLNDVVAMLNKLVGKELPVIYGPARTGDVEHSLADISAARQILGFEPSVDIETGIARTLDWYRTQGA, from the coding sequence ATGGCGCGATATTTGGTAACTGGTGGCGCAGGCTTTATTGGCTCGCATTTGGTCGATGCGCTCTTGCAACGTGGCGATGCTGTGCGGGTTTTCGATAATTTTTCGACTGGCTATGAGCATAATCTGGCACATTGCATTAATGATATTGAGTTGGTGCGTGGCGATTTGCGCGATGCCGAGGCCGTGAGCCAAGCGGTGGCTGGCTGCGAAGTGATTTTTCACGAAGGTGCCTTGCCATCAGTGCCGCGCTCAGTCAGCGACCCACTGACCACCGATGCGGTCAATACTGGCGGCTCGTTGCATGTGTTACAAGCAGCGCGTCAGCATGGTGCACGGCGGGTAGTTTTTGCAGCATCATCATCGGTTTATGGCGATACCCCGATCTTGCCCAAGGTCGAAACCATGGCCATGAGTCCCAAATCGCCGTATGCGGTGAGCAAAATGGCTGCCGAAAGCTATTTGAAGGTTTTTCACCATGTGTATGGTTTAGAAACAGTTGGCTTGCGCTATTTCAACGTCTTTGGGCCGCGTCAAGACCCGACTTCGCAATATTCAGGGGTAATTGCTCGTTTTATGACTTTGGCCTTGCAAGGCGAACCCTACACCATGAATGGCACGGGCAATCAATCGCGCGATTTCACTTATATTGCAAATGTAGTCCAGGCCAATTTGCTGGCGGCAAGCGTACCAGCAGCAGCTGGCCATGTATTTAATATTGCTTGTGGTTTGCGGATTAGCCTTAACGATGTGGTCGCGATGTTAAATAAACTAGTCGGCAAAGAGCTACCAGTGATTTATGGGCCAGCCCGGACTGGCGATGTTGAGCATTCATTGGCCGATATTAGCGCCGCCCGCCAAATCTTGGGCTTTGAGCCAAGTGTCGATATTGAAACTGGCATCGCCCGCACGCTCGATTGGTATCGCACTCAGGGAGCCTAA
- a CDS encoding glycosyltransferase, with product MRMLYFTTAYNAALLDRVHEEFLLRWQALGHETSILVPDPSRDRQSRWLVEDGAIQVYRPAVSMQRSDRLLNNLGRRLTEYSYFFSLLRDYLSFLRQHPEIEIIHVESVYPLGAIAAVASLIDRRPFVPTIRGGDLIADDSISYGFARYKRVRALLKLTFARAAAIRSVSPSASAMAEQFGCPAQKIITIGRNIRDEYFERDQAAFRAESRTWLRQEYPAIAGRKVIVAAGRLLPVKGFDDLIQALAGLPQAVALICGPNRVDEKLGDYGEYLGQLAHRHGVADRVIFTGGIPREQMPQYFAGADVLAVPSIIEGGNRTVLEAASLGVPFVATRSAGTPEFFSAAAGISIAPHRPDQLWAGLATILAETSEQAQARSQTCQQEAQQFYSPQVAQRLARLYATILANQPLSGNF from the coding sequence ATGCGCATGCTCTACTTCACCACTGCCTACAATGCTGCCTTGCTTGATCGGGTGCATGAAGAATTTTTGTTGCGCTGGCAGGCATTAGGCCATGAAACCAGCATTCTTGTGCCCGACCCCAGCCGCGATCGCCAAAGCCGTTGGTTGGTTGAGGATGGCGCGATTCAGGTCTATCGGCCAGCAGTAAGCATGCAGCGCAGCGATCGGCTGTTGAACAATTTAGGGCGGCGCTTGACTGAATATAGTTATTTTTTCAGTTTGCTGCGCGATTATTTAAGCTTTTTGCGCCAACATCCTGAAATTGAAATTATCCATGTTGAGTCGGTTTATCCATTGGGGGCGATTGCGGCTGTGGCTTCGTTGATTGATCGACGACCATTTGTGCCAACGATTCGTGGTGGCGACTTAATTGCTGATGATTCGATCAGCTATGGTTTTGCTCGCTACAAACGAGTACGGGCCTTGCTCAAATTGACCTTTGCGCGAGCGGCGGCAATTCGCTCGGTTTCGCCGAGTGCCAGCGCGATGGCCGAACAATTTGGCTGCCCAGCGCAGAAAATCATCACGATTGGGCGGAATATTCGCGACGAATACTTCGAGCGCGATCAAGCAGCATTTCGGGCTGAAAGTCGAACTTGGTTGCGGCAAGAATACCCAGCAATTGCTGGACGCAAAGTCATCGTCGCGGCAGGACGTTTATTGCCGGTCAAAGGCTTTGATGATTTGATTCAAGCATTGGCTGGTTTACCACAGGCTGTAGCACTGATTTGCGGGCCAAATCGAGTTGACGAAAAACTTGGCGATTATGGCGAATATTTAGGCCAATTGGCCCATCGCCATGGCGTGGCCGATCGGGTAATCTTTACGGGAGGCATTCCCCGTGAGCAAATGCCACAGTATTTTGCTGGAGCCGACGTGCTCGCAGTGCCTTCGATTATTGAAGGCGGCAACCGCACGGTTTTAGAAGCAGCAAGCTTGGGAGTGCCCTTCGTGGCGACTCGTAGCGCTGGCACACCCGAATTTTTTAGTGCTGCTGCCGGCATTAGCATCGCGCCACATCGGCCTGATCAACTCTGGGCTGGCTTAGCCACAATTTTAGCTGAAACCTCGGAACAAGCCCAGGCTCGCAGCCAAACCTGTCAACAAGAGGCCCAACAATTTTATTCACCTCAAGTCGCCCAGCGGCTCGCTCGGCTTTATGCAACAATTTTAGCCAATCAGCCGCTATCAGGGAACTTTTAG
- the nth gene encoding endonuclease III, protein MQDLQAKAELVYRELVALHGFNQLVPRREPMHELISTMLSHQTTEANEERGYQNLRSTFPTWEAVLAAPVEAVAEAIKPANYAPAKAKNIQAALAKILAERGEISINFLAELSTEAAMAWLTGLRGVGPKTASLVLLFCFSKPILPVDTHVHRVSQRLGLVKAKTPTEAHEILWQLLPHDAEWLFNYHVALLRHGQRICLAQRPRCSQCPLTAQCLWYAANQAK, encoded by the coding sequence ATGCAAGATCTCCAAGCCAAAGCCGAATTAGTTTATCGCGAGTTAGTCGCGTTGCATGGGTTTAACCAACTTGTGCCGCGTCGCGAACCAATGCACGAATTGATCTCGACCATGCTTTCGCATCAAACCACCGAGGCCAACGAAGAGCGTGGCTATCAAAATCTCCGCTCAACCTTTCCAACCTGGGAAGCCGTTTTGGCAGCGCCAGTCGAAGCCGTTGCCGAAGCGATCAAGCCCGCCAACTATGCCCCGGCCAAAGCCAAAAATATTCAAGCCGCCTTGGCCAAAATTCTGGCCGAGCGCGGCGAAATCTCGATTAATTTTTTAGCTGAACTATCGACCGAAGCCGCGATGGCCTGGCTCACTGGGTTGCGCGGGGTTGGCCCGAAAACCGCCTCGTTGGTGTTGTTGTTTTGTTTTAGCAAGCCAATTTTGCCCGTCGATACCCATGTGCATCGAGTCAGCCAGCGCTTGGGCTTGGTCAAGGCTAAAACACCGACCGAAGCCCACGAAATCCTTTGGCAATTGCTGCCGCACGACGCTGAATGGCTGTTTAACTATCATGTTGCGCTATTACGCCACGGCCAACGCATCTGCTTAGCCCAGCGGCCCCGTTGCAGCCAATGCCCACTGACTGCGCAATGTTTGTGGTATGCGGCTAATCAGGCTAAGTAA
- a CDS encoding isochorismatase family cysteine hydrolase, which produces MLANNSQAFLEYLDDWYANLPELPLDDLLIDGADRVAVTCVDIIVGFCTDGALASPRVQSIVAPIAELFKTAHAGGVRHFILPQDSHPVDAVEFGAFPVHCVRGTPEADTAPELRALPFADSFTIFEKNSLSAALSTGFPAWVAEHPEVDTYIITGDCSDLCVYQLAMFLRLDANARNVQRRVVLPAQCVDTYDTPLEVARELGLYAHPGDFHHVFSLHHMSANGVEVVKALK; this is translated from the coding sequence ATGCTCGCGAACAATAGCCAAGCATTTTTGGAATATTTGGATGATTGGTATGCTAACTTGCCCGAATTGCCACTTGATGATTTATTGATCGACGGCGCTGATCGGGTGGCAGTGACCTGTGTTGATATTATTGTCGGGTTTTGTACCGATGGTGCTCTAGCTAGCCCACGGGTGCAAAGCATCGTCGCGCCGATTGCCGAATTGTTCAAAACTGCCCATGCTGGTGGTGTGCGCCATTTCATCCTGCCTCAAGATTCACATCCTGTCGATGCTGTCGAGTTTGGCGCATTTCCGGTTCACTGTGTGCGTGGCACGCCCGAAGCTGACACTGCGCCAGAATTACGCGCTTTGCCCTTTGCCGATAGCTTTACAATTTTTGAAAAGAACTCATTGAGCGCTGCTTTGAGCACGGGCTTTCCGGCTTGGGTGGCTGAACATCCCGAAGTTGATACCTACATTATCACTGGCGATTGCTCGGATCTCTGTGTGTATCAATTGGCGATGTTTTTGCGGCTCGATGCCAATGCCCGTAATGTGCAACGCCGCGTCGTGTTGCCCGCGCAATGCGTCGATACTTACGATACGCCGCTGGAAGTAGCCCGCGAACTTGGCTTATATGCCCATCCTGGCGATTTCCATCATGTTTTTTCGTTGCACCATATGTCTGCCAATGGCGTGGAAGTGGTCAAAGCACTGAAATAA
- a CDS encoding glycosyltransferase family 4 protein — protein sequence MRIAYIAYPTSLMLASANAIQTWTTLRELRQQAPNTLIIIPRWLGEPSRFKEVGATHLQRPAIGKLSRFKKSTLWYYAERSVFAAMSAAVVVSQRWRGEAVDVVYVREVIAAGWWATLWGPLLKIPVIYEAHDLESWNPSRAKETWVQPVLNLLDRLTLGRSAAVASLTDDFRQLLARLGWRKPNDVAVIPDAFDDSLYQPHDRQPARAQLGLDPSAPLIVYAGMTFSYRGLDRLIAAFANLHQTMPDAQLLFIGGRPAEIAQFSQQANNLALGESVRFLGALPQSATPTYLHAADVLVIPDTVTDVTASPLKLFEYLAVERAVVLPNIPALREILPEQIGYYFERGSTQGLEQALADALTDPLRHEREQAGRQCVQDHTYRARAGRIKALCQQISQTTNNGALD from the coding sequence ATGCGAATTGCTTATATTGCTTATCCAACCAGTTTGATGCTGGCTTCGGCCAACGCGATTCAAACCTGGACAACCTTACGCGAATTGCGCCAACAAGCGCCTAATACCTTGATTATTATTCCGCGCTGGTTAGGTGAACCAAGCCGATTTAAAGAGGTCGGCGCAACCCACTTGCAACGCCCAGCGATTGGCAAGCTCTCGCGCTTTAAAAAATCGACCTTGTGGTATTACGCTGAGCGCAGCGTTTTTGCCGCCATGAGTGCTGCTGTCGTGGTCAGCCAACGTTGGCGCGGCGAAGCCGTCGATGTGGTCTATGTGCGCGAAGTGATTGCCGCTGGCTGGTGGGCGACACTCTGGGGGCCATTGCTCAAAATTCCGGTAATCTACGAGGCCCATGATCTGGAAAGCTGGAATCCGTCACGCGCCAAGGAAACGTGGGTGCAACCCGTGCTCAATTTGCTTGATCGCTTGACGCTTGGGCGCAGCGCTGCCGTAGCTTCATTGACCGATGATTTTCGCCAACTCTTGGCCCGTTTAGGCTGGCGCAAGCCTAACGATGTGGCGGTAATTCCCGATGCTTTTGATGATTCGTTATATCAGCCCCACGATCGCCAACCAGCGCGAGCGCAGCTTGGGCTTGATCCAAGTGCACCATTAATTGTCTATGCTGGCATGACCTTCTCTTACCGTGGGCTTGATCGCTTGATCGCTGCTTTTGCGAACTTGCACCAAACCATGCCAGATGCGCAATTACTATTCATCGGCGGGCGGCCAGCCGAAATTGCCCAATTCAGCCAACAGGCCAACAATTTGGCGCTTGGTGAGAGCGTGCGGTTTCTCGGAGCGCTACCGCAAAGCGCCACGCCAACCTATTTACACGCCGCCGATGTCTTGGTCATTCCCGATACGGTCACTGATGTAACAGCCTCGCCACTTAAATTATTTGAATATTTGGCAGTCGAGCGGGCAGTGGTTTTGCCGAATATTCCAGCCTTGCGCGAAATTTTGCCCGAACAAATCGGCTATTATTTTGAGCGTGGCAGTACCCAAGGCTTAGAGCAAGCCCTTGCTGATGCCTTAACCGATCCGTTGCGACATGAGCGTGAGCAAGCTGGCCGCCAATGTGTGCAAGATCATACCTATCGCGCCCGCGCTGGCCGGATCAAGGCTTTGTGCCAACAGATTAGCCAAACAACCAATAATGGTGCATTAGATTAG
- a CDS encoding alpha/beta hydrolase — protein MQTLRSQDGTTLAYDVYGSGPPLIYITGATCFRKFFPIVKDAKALAQAFTVYSYDRRGRGDSSDTQPYTPLRELEDLLALIERAGGKAHIYGHSSGAVLALEAALQFPQFVDHVVLYDPPYVYNSTEQADYRLLQKQIESLLANGKHGQAISTFLSGIGVPKIFAWLMRLMPGWKTMVKLAPTLAYDLELTAELPPIERAAQCSVPIHVLVGAKSPLGIRKIGQALAETIPNATFAQLAGKGHMIDGADLLPFFKNYLSKLESASVATT, from the coding sequence ATGCAGACATTGCGCTCACAAGATGGCACAACGTTGGCCTATGATGTTTATGGGAGTGGCCCGCCGCTGATCTATATCACAGGTGCAACCTGTTTTCGCAAGTTTTTTCCAATTGTCAAAGATGCCAAAGCTCTAGCCCAAGCGTTTACCGTTTATAGCTACGATCGCCGAGGTCGTGGTGATAGCAGCGATACCCAGCCGTATACGCCGCTCCGCGAACTTGAAGATTTGTTGGCGCTGATCGAGCGGGCAGGCGGAAAAGCCCATATCTATGGTCATTCATCGGGGGCTGTCTTGGCACTTGAAGCGGCATTGCAATTTCCCCAGTTTGTCGATCATGTGGTGCTATATGATCCCCCGTATGTTTATAATTCGACTGAACAAGCTGACTATAGGCTATTACAAAAACAGATTGAATCGTTGCTTGCAAACGGCAAGCATGGCCAAGCCATCAGCACATTTTTAAGTGGCATTGGCGTGCCCAAAATATTCGCATGGCTGATGCGACTCATGCCTGGTTGGAAAACCATGGTTAAACTAGCTCCGACGTTGGCCTATGATCTTGAATTAACTGCCGAGTTGCCACCGATTGAGCGGGCTGCGCAGTGCAGCGTGCCAATCCACGTGCTGGTTGGGGCAAAGAGTCCACTCGGCATTCGCAAAATTGGCCAAGCATTAGCCGAAACAATCCCTAATGCTACCTTTGCGCAATTGGCTGGAAAAGGCCATATGATCGATGGGGCGGATTTATTACCGTTCTTCAAGAATTACTTAAGCAAACTGGAATCAGCCAGTGTTGCTACTACCTAA